One segment of Deinococcus sp. Leaf326 DNA contains the following:
- a CDS encoding helix-turn-helix domain-containing protein, translated as MAATATDQELTTTNPERLRTLREATGLTQEEFAGEMKIARGTIGKLESRPVDRIDLFIMRRLSARFGVDVDNLLQVQK; from the coding sequence ATGGCCGCCACTGCTACAGACCAGGAATTGACGACGACCAATCCGGAGCGCCTGCGGACGCTGCGCGAGGCCACCGGCCTGACGCAAGAAGAATTCGCCGGCGAGATGAAGATCGCTCGCGGGACCATCGGCAAGCTCGAAAGCCGCCCGGTGGACCGGATTGACCTATTCATCATGCGCCGCCTGAGCGCGCGCTTCGGAGTGGACGTCGACAACCTGCTCCAGGTCCAGAAGTGA